The following proteins come from a genomic window of Triticum aestivum cultivar Chinese Spring chromosome 6A, IWGSC CS RefSeq v2.1, whole genome shotgun sequence:
- the LOC123128704 gene encoding equilibrative nucleotide transporter 1 gives MAGGDEEATTALLPPPAGSAEAERPPPPPADRLGVGYLIFFTLGAGFLLPWNAYITAVDYFSYLYPGAPVDRVFSVSYMLSCLLPLLLIVLVFPKSSAPARINTGLTLFTLALLVVPVMDAVYVKGTPRLYGAFDVTVAATVMCGVADALVQGGVIGFAGELPERYMQAVVAGTAASGVLVSALRVITKASFPQDPNGLRQSAILYFMVGMVVMIICIVCYNVARRLPVVVYYKNIKQRAQKAEVGGGMTGPAWRSTLWSIVGTVKWYGIGVVLIYAVTLSIFPGFITEDVHSDALKDWYPIMLISAYNVFDLIGKCLPAIYLLQNSNVAVAGSFSRLLFYPLFYGCLHGPSYFRTEIPVTVLTCLLGLTNGYLTSVLMILAPKAVPIHHSETAGIVIVLFLVVGLVLGSFVAWFWVI, from the exons atggccggcggcgacgaggaggccacgacggcgctgctgccgccgccagcgGGGTCGGCGGAGGCGGAGCGCCCGCCTCCCCCGCCGGCCGACCGGCTCGGGGTCGGCTACCTCATCTTCTTCACGCTCGGCGCCGGGTTCCTGCTCCCCTGGAACGCCTACATCACCGCCGTCGACTACTTCTCCTACCTCTACCCGGGCGCGCCCGTTGACCGCGTCTTCTCCGTCTCCTACATGCTCTCCTGCCTCCTCCCGCTGCTCCTCATCGTGCTCGTCTTCCCCAAGTCCAGCGCCCCGGCCCGCATCAACACCGGGCTCACCCTCTTCACGCTCGCGCTCCTTGTCGTCCCCGTCATGGACGCCGTCTACGTCAAGGGCACCCCGCGCCTCTACGGCGCCTTCGACGTCACTGTCGCCGCCACCGTCATGTGCGGCGTCGCCGACGCGCTCGTGCAGGGCGGGGTCATCGGCTTCGCCGGGGAGCTCCCCGAGCGCTACATGCAGGCTGTCGTCGCCGGAACCGCCGCTTCAG GTGTACTTGTCTCAGCACTTCGAGTGATCACAAAAGCGAGCTTCCCTCAGGACCCCAATGGGCTAAGGCAAAGCGCAATCCTGTACTTCATGGTTGGCATGGTGGTCATGATCATCTGCATAGTGTGCTACAACGTGGCGCGCAGGCTTCCCGTCGTGGTGTACTACAAGAACATCAAGCAGAGGGCTCAGAAGGCGGAGGTGGGCGGCGGCATGACGGGGCCTGCCTGGAGGTCGACGCTGTGGAGCATTGTCGGGACGGTGAAGTGGTACGGGATAGGAGTGGTTCTCATCTATGCAGTCACCCTGTCCATATTTCCGGGGTTCATCACGGAGGACGTGCACTCGGATGCGCTCAAGGACTGGTACCCCATCATGCTCATCAGCGCCTACAACGTGTTTGATCTCATCGGCAAGTGCCTGCCGGCCATCTACCTCCTGCAGAACTCCAATGTTGCCGTTGCCGGTTCGTTCTCGAGGCTCCTGTTCTATCCCCTCTTCTATGGCTGCCTGCACGGACCCAGCTACTTCCGCACCGAGATCCCGGTCACCGTGCTGACCTGCCTTCTCGGGCTCACCAACGGGTACCTGACCTCCGTGCTCATGATCCTCGCGCCCAAGGCCGTGCCCATACACCACTCCGAGACCGCGGGGATCGTCATAGTGCTGTTCCTTGTGGTTGGGCTGGTCCTCGGTTCGTTTGTTGCTTGGTTTTGGGTCATCTGA